A window of Flavobacterium flavigenum contains these coding sequences:
- a CDS encoding OmpA family protein, with product MNKLLVIIFVFSIQFIKAQDQDLSRARRFFDRTFYAEAIVLYEKLADEKPSQEVIKNLADSYYYTNDLIKAQRYYRLLIKNYDKDLDRNYYFKYAQTLKATENLAEAAEALKTYYSKSSNTEDVSNFEKEIKTLENVAAIGNRFEIKNLAINTPNSEFGAVKYNDSLVFAGVKLKPGLFDKKYKWDNATYLNLVAVPIKNINSENQITHYFSNELKTGMHESNAVFTKDGKTIYFTRNNSKNGSKRKNEEKISNLQIFKAELVNGKWTNIVSLPFNSDNYSVEHPALSADEKVLYFASDMPGTFGSFDLYSVNINQGAFDTPKNLGPIINTDKREQFPFLSKDNKLYFSSDGHLGYGSLDIFVSEIEGKEYEKPVNIGLPVNSNLDDFSFYFNSDTKEGYFASNRKGGKGSDDIYQLKEIKDLVVEDCKQFITGIITDADTKLALENAIVELQDAEKNQLNLLKTTADGKFSFTVSCEASYTVLASRENYTSNSKSLTSGKTRNVNNDASMTLKSLDIIKQEEKQIAENKRKQELIIEEENKKKEALVIIALKEAEKKAKADKIVADEVKKKEKVNQILAQEKDVVRDKDRLIIKTDPIYFDYNMWYIRKESKVVLGRVVELMKKYPGMIIEIGSHTDSRGNAKFNEDLSQKRATSTREFIIQSGIDAKRVTAKGYGESVPIIKCKTDDACSEEEHELNRRSEFVIKNL from the coding sequence ATGAACAAACTACTCGTTATTATATTCGTATTTTCTATACAGTTTATAAAAGCCCAAGATCAGGATTTGAGCAGGGCTAGGCGTTTTTTTGACAGAACTTTTTATGCTGAAGCTATTGTTTTATATGAGAAATTAGCTGATGAAAAACCTTCGCAGGAAGTCATTAAAAACCTCGCGGATTCCTATTATTATACGAACGATTTGATAAAAGCGCAGCGTTATTACAGACTTTTAATTAAAAATTACGATAAAGATTTAGACCGAAATTACTATTTCAAATATGCCCAAACCCTTAAAGCTACAGAGAATTTGGCAGAAGCAGCCGAAGCTTTAAAAACATATTATTCAAAGTCTTCCAATACTGAAGATGTATCGAATTTTGAAAAAGAGATCAAAACATTAGAAAATGTTGCTGCAATTGGAAACCGTTTCGAAATTAAAAACTTAGCCATCAATACCCCAAATTCAGAGTTTGGAGCTGTAAAATACAACGACAGTCTGGTTTTTGCCGGAGTGAAACTAAAACCGGGATTGTTTGATAAAAAGTACAAATGGGACAATGCCACTTATCTGAATCTGGTTGCTGTTCCAATCAAAAATATAAATTCTGAGAATCAGATTACGCATTATTTTTCGAATGAATTAAAGACCGGAATGCATGAGTCGAATGCTGTTTTTACGAAAGATGGCAAAACAATTTATTTTACCCGTAATAATTCTAAAAACGGCAGCAAAAGAAAAAATGAAGAAAAAATTTCGAACCTGCAGATTTTTAAAGCGGAACTGGTTAACGGAAAATGGACTAATATTGTTTCGCTTCCTTTTAACAGTGACAATTATTCTGTAGAACATCCGGCATTAAGTGCTGATGAAAAAGTATTATATTTTGCTTCTGATATGCCGGGAACATTCGGCTCTTTTGATCTTTATTCGGTAAACATAAACCAGGGTGCTTTTGATACACCAAAAAATTTAGGTCCGATTATCAATACAGACAAAAGAGAACAATTTCCGTTTTTGTCCAAAGACAATAAACTTTATTTTTCTTCAGATGGGCATTTAGGATATGGATCTCTCGATATTTTTGTTTCTGAAATTGAAGGAAAAGAATACGAGAAACCTGTAAATATTGGATTGCCTGTTAATTCTAATTTAGATGATTTTTCATTTTACTTTAATTCCGATACTAAAGAAGGCTATTTTGCTTCAAACAGAAAAGGAGGAAAAGGAAGCGATGATATTTATCAGTTAAAAGAAATTAAGGATCTGGTAGTTGAAGATTGTAAACAGTTTATTACCGGAATCATAACAGATGCTGATACAAAACTAGCTTTAGAAAATGCAATTGTAGAACTTCAGGATGCAGAAAAAAATCAGCTGAACTTATTAAAAACAACTGCTGACGGAAAATTTAGCTTTACTGTGTCATGTGAAGCTTCTTATACGGTGTTAGCTTCTAGAGAAAATTATACGAGCAACTCAAAATCGTTAACCTCAGGCAAGACCAGAAACGTGAATAACGATGCTTCAATGACATTAAAATCGTTGGATATTATAAAGCAGGAAGAAAAGCAGATTGCAGAAAATAAAAGGAAACAGGAACTTATTATAGAAGAAGAAAATAAGAAAAAAGAAGCCCTTGTAATAATCGCTTTAAAAGAGGCAGAAAAGAAAGCCAAAGCTGACAAAATTGTTGCAGACGAAGTAAAGAAAAAAGAAAAAGTCAATCAGATTTTAGCTCAGGAAAAAGATGTTGTAAGGGATAAAGACAGACTTATTATTAAAACAGATCCTATTTATTTTGATTACAATATGTGGTATATCCGAAAAGAATCAAAAGTAGTTTTAGGAAGGGTAGTGGAGTTAATGAAGAAATATCCAGGAATGATTATCGAAATTGGATCACACACCGATTCGAGAGGAAATGCTAAATTCAATGAAGATTTATCTCAAAAGCGAGCGACTTCCACCAGAGAATTCATCATACAATCTGGTATTGATGCTAAAAGAGTAACAGCCAAAGGTTATGGTGAATCTGTACCAATTATAAAATGTAAAACAGATGATGCCTGTTCAGAAGAAGAACATGAGTTGAACAGAAGATCTGAATTTGTCATTAAAAATTTGTAG
- a CDS encoding DUF1573 domain-containing protein yields MKNVIKFIVIVLFSVAGYSQSGPKIEFSAPDNTIDYGKISKSDNAVRSFEFTNTGNAPLLIIDAQSTLSSIIVTKPSGAIQPGKKGKIDVKYNMATGPIRKTITVETNAVNYPDGRVALKIKGEVL; encoded by the coding sequence ATGAAAAATGTTATTAAATTTATTGTAATCGTATTGTTTAGCGTAGCAGGTTATTCTCAAAGCGGTCCAAAAATTGAGTTTTCAGCTCCGGACAACACTATTGATTACGGAAAAATTTCTAAGAGCGATAACGCAGTCCGTTCGTTTGAATTTACCAATACCGGAAATGCACCCTTATTAATTATTGATGCTCAGTCTACATTGAGTTCAATTATTGTCACAAAACCCTCTGGTGCTATTCAGCCAGGAAAAAAAGGAAAAATTGACGTAAAATATAACATGGCTACTGGACCAATCCGTAAAACGATTACTGTTGAAACTAATGCCGTTAATTATCCTGACGGAAGGGTTGCCTTAAAAATTAAAGGTGAAGTTTTATAA
- a CDS encoding valine--tRNA ligase, translated as MTIPAQFDAKTIENKWYDYWMKNNYFHSEPDHRTPYTIVIPPPNVTGVLHMGHMLNNTIQDVLIRRARLKGFNACWVPGTDHASIATEAKVVAKLKAEGINKNDLTREEFLKHAWEWTDKYGGTILEQLKKLGASCDWERTKFTMDPDMSASVICSFVDLYNKGLIYRGYRMVNWDPEAKTTLSDEEVIYEEQQGKLFFLKYKIEGSEDFLTIATTRPETIFGDTAICINPNDERFTHLKGKKAIVPICGRVIPIIEDEYVDVEFGTGCLKVTPAHDMNDKTLGEKHNLEIVDIFNEDATLNSFGLHYQGKDRFVVRTEIAKELEEIGALAKTEIHLNKVGTSERTKAVIEPRLSDQWFLKMEELVKPAIKSVLETGDIKLHPKRFENTYAHWLNNIRDWNISRQLWWGQQIPAYYYGDGKEDFVVAENIEDALALAKEKTNNQQLTTDNLKQDVDALDTWFSSWLWPMSVFGGIMDPESPDFKYYYPTNDLVTGPDILFFWVARMIIAGYEYAGEKPFTNVYLTGLVRDKQRRKMSKSLGNSPDPLDLIDKFSADGVRVGLLLSASAGNDIMFDEELCNQGKAFSNKIWNAFKLIKGWEVSDTIPQPESSKVAIEWYEAKLQQTLVDIEDNFEKYRISDSLMAIYKLVWDDFCSWFLEMIKPAYQQPIDSVTFAKAIEMLENNLKLLHPFMPFLTEEIWQLIAERTPEEALIVSTWPELKPFDAKLIADFENSIEVISGIRTIRKDKNIPFKDGIELKGINSENVSTYFDSIITKLGNVSAFEYVSEKVDGALSFRVKSNEYFIPITGNIDVEAEIAKLTEELNYTKGFLKSVEAKLSNEKFVNGAPEKVLNIEKQKQADALAKIATIEQSLAGLK; from the coding sequence ATGACAATTCCAGCACAATTTGACGCTAAGACGATTGAGAATAAATGGTATGATTACTGGATGAAAAACAACTATTTTCATTCAGAACCAGATCATAGAACACCGTACACCATTGTAATCCCACCGCCAAACGTCACTGGAGTCCTTCACATGGGACATATGTTGAATAATACCATTCAGGATGTTTTAATTCGTCGTGCACGTCTTAAAGGATTCAACGCTTGTTGGGTTCCGGGAACAGATCACGCTTCTATTGCAACTGAAGCAAAAGTGGTAGCAAAATTAAAAGCAGAAGGAATCAATAAAAACGATTTGACCCGCGAAGAATTCCTAAAACATGCCTGGGAATGGACAGATAAATACGGCGGAACAATCTTAGAACAACTTAAGAAATTAGGTGCTTCATGCGATTGGGAACGTACTAAATTCACGATGGATCCGGATATGTCTGCATCTGTAATTTGTTCTTTTGTTGATTTATACAACAAGGGATTAATTTACAGAGGCTACCGAATGGTAAACTGGGATCCGGAAGCCAAAACGACTTTATCTGATGAAGAAGTAATTTACGAAGAACAACAAGGAAAATTATTTTTCTTAAAATATAAAATCGAAGGTTCAGAAGATTTTTTGACTATTGCTACCACTCGTCCAGAAACTATCTTCGGAGATACTGCCATCTGTATCAATCCGAACGATGAGCGTTTTACACATTTAAAAGGTAAAAAAGCGATCGTTCCAATTTGTGGAAGAGTTATTCCAATTATCGAAGACGAATATGTAGATGTAGAATTCGGAACAGGATGTTTAAAAGTTACGCCTGCACACGATATGAACGATAAGACTTTGGGTGAAAAACACAATCTTGAAATCGTTGATATTTTTAATGAAGACGCAACTTTAAATAGCTTCGGATTACATTATCAGGGAAAAGACCGTTTTGTAGTTCGTACCGAAATTGCAAAAGAATTAGAAGAAATTGGAGCTTTAGCAAAAACAGAAATCCACTTAAATAAAGTTGGGACTTCTGAAAGAACCAAAGCCGTAATCGAACCAAGATTATCTGACCAATGGTTCCTGAAAATGGAAGAATTGGTTAAACCAGCAATCAAATCGGTTTTAGAAACCGGAGATATTAAATTACATCCTAAACGTTTCGAAAACACGTATGCGCACTGGTTAAACAATATTCGTGACTGGAATATTTCACGCCAATTATGGTGGGGACAACAAATTCCAGCATATTATTACGGAGACGGAAAAGAAGACTTCGTAGTTGCAGAAAACATCGAAGATGCATTAGCATTAGCAAAAGAAAAAACCAACAACCAACAACTAACAACCGACAACCTAAAACAGGATGTTGATGCGCTTGATACATGGTTTTCATCCTGGTTATGGCCAATGTCTGTTTTTGGCGGAATAATGGATCCGGAAAGTCCAGATTTTAAATATTATTATCCAACAAATGATTTAGTAACAGGTCCTGATATTTTGTTTTTCTGGGTTGCGAGAATGATTATTGCAGGTTACGAATATGCTGGTGAAAAACCATTTACGAATGTGTATTTAACGGGATTAGTTCGTGACAAGCAACGTCGTAAAATGTCTAAATCATTAGGGAATTCTCCTGATCCTTTAGATTTGATCGATAAATTCAGTGCAGATGGTGTTCGTGTAGGATTGCTTTTAAGTGCTTCTGCAGGAAACGATATTATGTTTGATGAGGAATTGTGTAATCAGGGAAAAGCATTCTCAAACAAAATTTGGAATGCGTTCAAACTGATTAAAGGATGGGAAGTTTCAGATACTATTCCACAACCAGAATCTTCAAAAGTAGCAATCGAGTGGTATGAAGCAAAATTACAGCAGACTTTAGTTGACATTGAAGACAATTTCGAGAAATACAGGATTTCAGATTCTCTTATGGCCATTTATAAATTGGTTTGGGATGATTTCTGTTCCTGGTTCCTAGAAATGATTAAACCGGCTTACCAACAGCCAATTGACAGCGTAACTTTCGCGAAAGCTATCGAAATGTTAGAAAACAACTTGAAGTTACTACATCCGTTTATGCCTTTCTTGACAGAGGAAATCTGGCAGTTAATTGCAGAAAGAACACCAGAAGAAGCTTTAATTGTTTCAACATGGCCTGAATTAAAACCTTTTGATGCAAAATTAATTGCTGATTTTGAAAACTCAATTGAAGTAATTTCCGGAATCAGAACGATCAGAAAAGACAAAAATATTCCGTTTAAAGATGGAATTGAATTAAAAGGAATCAACAGTGAAAATGTTTCAACGTATTTTGATTCAATTATAACGAAATTAGGAAACGTTTCTGCTTTCGAATATGTTTCTGAAAAAGTGGATGGCGCATTGTCTTTCCGTGTAAAATCAAACGAATACTTTATTCCGATTACAGGAAATATCGATGTTGAAGCTGAAATTGCAAAATTGACAGAAGAATTAAACTATACAAAAGGATTCCTGAAATCTGTTGAAGCAAAACTTTCAAACGAAAAATTCGTTAACGGAGCTCCGGAAAAAGTTTTAAATATTGAAAAACAAAAACAAGCCGATGCATTGGCAAAAATTGCTACAATCGAGCAAAGTTTAGCCGGTTTGAAGTAA
- a CDS encoding DUF4294 domain-containing protein, whose protein sequence is MRFTTCILCFLLISFAAKAQITPKESEMGYTLTENDSILNDTIELAEIVISKGELDPEAKKQFLILQNRVYKVYPYAKLAADRLTALNNGMARLKTSREKKKYFKIVEDYLNNEFEARLKKLSRKQGQILVKLIHRQTGITTYELVKTLKSGFKAFVSNATANMFDISLKREYKPFEVNEDYLIETILVRAFESGRLSYQKPAAAIDYNKLETFWEQKAAELNKK, encoded by the coding sequence ATGAGATTTACAACCTGTATTTTATGTTTTCTTTTAATTTCTTTTGCTGCTAAAGCACAGATTACGCCAAAAGAAAGTGAAATGGGCTACACGCTTACTGAAAATGATTCGATTCTGAATGATACAATTGAATTAGCGGAAATTGTTATTTCAAAAGGAGAACTGGATCCTGAAGCTAAAAAACAGTTTCTGATTCTTCAGAACAGGGTTTACAAAGTTTATCCTTATGCAAAACTGGCGGCAGACCGATTAACGGCTTTAAACAACGGAATGGCGCGTTTGAAAACCAGCCGGGAAAAGAAAAAATATTTCAAAATAGTTGAAGATTATCTCAATAATGAGTTCGAAGCAAGATTAAAAAAGCTTTCCAGAAAACAAGGACAAATTTTAGTGAAACTTATCCATCGACAGACCGGAATAACAACATACGAATTAGTAAAAACTTTAAAAAGCGGTTTTAAGGCATTTGTATCAAATGCTACCGCGAATATGTTTGACATTAGTTTAAAACGGGAATACAAACCTTTTGAAGTCAACGAAGATTATCTGATAGAAACCATTCTCGTCCGGGCATTTGAATCCGGCAGGTTATCTTACCAAAAACCCGCAGCTGCGATTGATTATAATAAACTTGAAACATTTTGGGAACAAAAAGCTGCAGAGCTTAATAAAAAATAA
- a CDS encoding M42 family metallopeptidase, translated as MSTKSILNDTSIAFLESYLNNASPTGYESEGQKIWMKYLEPYVDTFITDTYGTAVGVINPDAPFKVVIEGHADEISWYVNYITDDGLIYVIRNGGSDHQIAPSKRVNIHTKKGIVKGVFGWPAIHTRLRDKEEIPKLSNIFIDLGCETKEQVLEMGVHVGCVITYPDEFMILNENKFVCRAIDNRMGGFMIAEVARLLKENNKTLPFGLYIVNSVQEEIGLRGAEMISQRIKPNVAIVTDVCHDTTTPMIDKKVEGDLKMGKGPVIAYAPAVQNNLRDLIVDTAEEKNIPFQRHATSRATGTDTDAFAYSNGGVASALISLPLRYMHTTVEMVHKEDVENVIQLIYESLLKIENNETFSYFK; from the coding sequence ATGAGTACAAAATCTATACTGAATGATACCTCAATTGCTTTTTTAGAAAGCTACCTAAATAACGCTTCGCCGACAGGTTACGAGAGCGAAGGACAAAAAATCTGGATGAAATACCTGGAGCCTTATGTAGATACTTTTATTACGGATACGTACGGAACTGCTGTTGGAGTTATAAATCCTGACGCTCCATTTAAGGTGGTGATTGAAGGTCATGCAGATGAAATTTCGTGGTATGTAAATTATATCACAGATGATGGTTTGATATATGTTATTAGAAATGGAGGTTCTGATCACCAGATTGCACCTTCAAAAAGAGTAAATATCCATACCAAAAAAGGAATTGTAAAAGGCGTTTTTGGATGGCCTGCCATTCACACCCGTTTGCGTGATAAAGAGGAAATTCCGAAACTGAGTAATATTTTTATTGATTTAGGATGTGAGACCAAAGAGCAAGTTCTGGAAATGGGGGTTCATGTGGGTTGTGTAATTACTTATCCGGATGAATTTATGATTTTGAACGAAAATAAATTTGTCTGTCGCGCCATTGACAACAGAATGGGTGGTTTTATGATTGCTGAGGTAGCTCGTCTGTTAAAAGAGAATAACAAAACACTTCCGTTTGGTTTGTATATTGTAAACTCAGTTCAGGAAGAAATTGGTCTTCGCGGTGCCGAAATGATTTCACAGCGAATCAAGCCAAATGTTGCTATTGTGACCGATGTTTGTCATGATACTACAACACCAATGATTGATAAAAAGGTGGAAGGCGATCTTAAAATGGGTAAAGGTCCTGTGATTGCTTACGCACCTGCGGTTCAAAATAATTTAAGGGATTTAATTGTAGATACTGCCGAAGAAAAAAATATACCTTTTCAGCGTCATGCTACTTCCAGAGCTACGGGGACAGATACAGATGCTTTTGCTTACAGTAATGGTGGTGTGGCTTCAGCATTGATTTCACTGCCATTGCGTTACATGCATACGACTGTAGAAATGGTTCATAAGGAAGATGTAGAGAATGTAATTCAGCTGATTTATGAATCATTATTGAAAATCGAAAACAATGAAACTTTTTCTTATTTTAAATAA
- a CDS encoding response regulator transcription factor, whose product MKILLLEDDFTLSKEIAVFFASKEFECVPYYDGALLLRKYFPYEYDLIILDINVPGINGIEVCEKIRETDKKTPIIMLTAFSEIEDKLASFDSGADDYLVKPFHFEELYARISSLLRRKEIPQKAEDKIEIQDLEITESEMKVFRGGEEIKLTPKEFKLILILAQAKGKVLSKQFIAEKLWDYHIETNQNTIEVYINFLRKKIDKDHETKLIRTKIGYGYYLSDQE is encoded by the coding sequence ATGAAAATTTTACTGCTCGAAGACGATTTTACTTTATCCAAAGAAATAGCTGTATTCTTTGCTTCAAAAGAATTCGAGTGTGTGCCGTATTATGATGGAGCATTGCTTTTAAGGAAATATTTTCCTTATGAATATGATCTGATTATTCTCGATATCAATGTTCCCGGTATAAACGGAATCGAAGTTTGTGAAAAAATTCGCGAAACAGATAAAAAAACACCCATAATCATGCTGACTGCTTTCAGCGAAATCGAAGATAAACTGGCTTCTTTTGATAGTGGTGCCGATGATTATCTGGTAAAACCTTTCCATTTTGAGGAATTGTATGCAAGGATTTCTTCTCTTTTAAGGCGAAAAGAAATTCCACAAAAGGCAGAAGATAAGATTGAGATTCAGGATCTGGAAATTACAGAATCAGAAATGAAGGTATTCCGTGGAGGCGAAGAAATTAAATTGACACCTAAAGAATTCAAACTGATTTTGATTTTGGCTCAAGCCAAAGGGAAAGTGCTTTCAAAACAATTCATTGCTGAAAAACTTTGGGATTATCATATTGAAACCAATCAAAATACCATTGAAGTTTACATTAATTTTCTTCGAAAAAAAATTGACAAAGACCACGAAACCAAACTAATCCGAACAAAAATTGGTTATGGGTATTATTTAAGCGATCAGGAATGA
- a CDS encoding sensor histidine kinase, which yields MTLKNRISLLVSLLFTILFGLASTVIFVLYSNFRKEEFRDRLEIKALSNIKLLVNVQEVDDQLLKMIDQNSINKLYDEKTLVFDSHFKLIYSSIDDAKIDWSVDDLKYLKRHKTFFKQQGDYEVYGVFYDTKDRDFYALISATDDYGKRKLLFLRYTLIISYIFFTCICWVLTSLMVKKAMNPLNIFHQKIKNINENNLDTRVESKSNKNEIDLIANEFNFMMDRIEVSYQKQKEFTAHASHELRTPLSRITSQIENTIADPETSSKGKTFLNTILSDVNHLSELIHSLLVLSKIDTKTSANDEIQRMDEILFSAIENLNKTFPDFVILFEIEESDNLDTALEIKGNKNLLEIAVSNVLKNACVYSDNKQAKVKISTQENHLIISVLNTGKTLNENEQKNLFQPFMRGENSKGTSGFGLGLRIVNRILILHNAKIRYSVPVEKTNLFELIFH from the coding sequence ATGACATTAAAAAACAGGATATCACTATTAGTAAGTCTGCTCTTTACAATTCTTTTTGGGCTGGCTTCTACTGTGATTTTTGTTTTGTATTCTAATTTCAGAAAAGAAGAATTTCGGGATCGTTTAGAAATAAAAGCGCTTTCTAATATTAAACTTCTGGTAAATGTACAAGAAGTTGATGATCAGCTTTTAAAAATGATTGATCAGAACTCTATCAATAAATTGTATGATGAAAAAACACTGGTTTTCGATTCGCATTTCAAACTCATTTACAGCAGTATTGACGATGCCAAGATTGACTGGTCTGTCGACGATTTAAAATACCTGAAAAGGCACAAAACGTTTTTTAAACAACAAGGCGATTACGAAGTATATGGTGTTTTTTATGATACCAAAGACAGGGATTTTTACGCCTTAATATCGGCCACAGATGATTATGGCAAACGAAAATTGCTTTTTTTACGATATACCTTAATCATTTCTTATATCTTTTTTACTTGCATTTGTTGGGTTTTAACTTCTTTGATGGTAAAAAAAGCCATGAACCCGTTAAATATTTTTCATCAGAAGATTAAAAATATAAATGAGAACAATCTGGATACCCGCGTAGAATCGAAAAGTAATAAAAACGAAATTGACCTAATTGCAAATGAATTCAATTTTATGATGGACAGAATCGAGGTTTCGTATCAAAAACAAAAAGAATTCACTGCTCATGCTTCACACGAACTCAGGACTCCTTTGTCGAGAATAACATCACAAATTGAAAACACAATTGCGGATCCGGAAACATCCAGTAAAGGAAAAACTTTTTTAAACACTATTTTATCAGATGTCAATCATTTATCGGAACTGATCCATTCTTTACTGGTGTTGTCTAAAATTGATACAAAAACTTCTGCCAACGATGAAATACAACGAATGGATGAAATTCTGTTTTCGGCCATTGAAAATTTGAATAAAACCTTCCCGGATTTTGTTATTCTTTTTGAAATAGAAGAAAGTGATAATCTCGATACGGCTTTAGAAATCAAAGGAAATAAAAACCTTTTGGAAATTGCTGTGAGTAATGTCCTAAAAAATGCCTGTGTGTACTCTGATAATAAACAGGCAAAAGTAAAAATTAGTACGCAGGAAAATCATTTGATAATCTCGGTTTTAAATACCGGAAAAACGCTGAATGAAAATGAACAGAAAAATCTTTTCCAGCCTTTTATGCGTGGTGAGAATTCAAAAGGCACTTCTGGTTTCGGACTTGGGCTGCGTATTGTAAACCGCATTTTAATACTTCATAATGCAAAAATCAGGTATAGCGTACCTGTAGAAAAGACTAATTTATTTGAATTAATTTTTCATTAA
- a CDS encoding TolC family protein: MKKLFALLLLIAMNQMVLAQKTVTLEDCESQFLKNNLFLLASHYNVDASKALTIQSRIWDNPVISAELNSYNPDRDKYFDIGKQGQKVFGIEQLIYLGGKKRNEIKLAQTNEQLSELQFNDLLRTLKLQLRKSFYTVYYNTKSLETTDKQLAHIEDLINSYSVQAQKGNIPLRDVVRLQSLYLNFKNERMEVVNSNIEEQANLKLLLNSTDEVVPNVSKDEFSKYLKTIDFNLKSFENEAIANRPDYLAKQKEIDANELNVKWQKSLSVPDITLGAKYDQRSGAFNNEANLTVGIPLPLWNQNKGNIKYAKTILEQSKIEKQNFELQLQTEITSAWNKWDESRKNYVLIKPTVNSDFEAVYNGILTNFQKRNISLLEFTDFMESYNQANIQVNELKKKLALSAEELNSTINKDLF; the protein is encoded by the coding sequence ATGAAAAAGTTATTTGCATTATTGCTGCTGATTGCCATGAATCAGATGGTTCTGGCTCAAAAAACCGTCACTTTAGAAGATTGTGAAAGTCAGTTTTTAAAAAACAACCTCTTCCTGCTGGCTTCGCATTACAATGTCGATGCTTCAAAAGCACTTACCATTCAGTCACGAATTTGGGACAATCCAGTGATTTCTGCAGAACTGAACTCCTACAATCCGGATCGGGATAAATATTTCGATATCGGGAAACAGGGACAGAAAGTATTTGGTATCGAGCAGCTGATTTATCTGGGAGGTAAAAAACGCAACGAAATAAAATTAGCACAAACCAATGAACAGCTTTCAGAACTGCAATTCAATGATTTGCTCAGAACCCTCAAACTGCAATTGCGTAAAAGCTTTTATACTGTTTATTACAATACTAAAAGTCTGGAAACCACAGACAAACAATTAGCTCATATTGAAGATTTAATTAATTCCTATTCAGTTCAGGCGCAAAAAGGCAATATTCCTTTAAGAGATGTTGTTCGTCTGCAATCGCTTTATCTGAATTTTAAAAATGAGCGAATGGAAGTAGTAAATAGCAACATCGAAGAACAGGCGAATCTGAAATTGCTTTTAAATTCTACTGATGAAGTTGTTCCGAATGTTTCAAAAGACGAATTCAGTAAATATTTAAAAACGATTGATTTCAACTTAAAATCTTTCGAAAATGAAGCTATTGCAAACAGACCTGATTATCTGGCAAAACAAAAAGAAATAGATGCCAATGAGCTAAATGTAAAATGGCAAAAATCACTTTCGGTTCCGGATATAACTTTAGGTGCGAAATACGATCAGCGAAGCGGCGCTTTTAATAATGAAGCGAATTTGACTGTTGGAATTCCATTGCCGCTTTGGAATCAAAACAAAGGAAATATCAAGTACGCAAAGACTATTCTGGAACAGTCAAAAATTGAAAAACAAAATTTTGAACTGCAGCTTCAGACTGAAATTACATCTGCCTGGAATAAATGGGACGAATCCCGTAAAAATTATGTTTTGATAAAACCAACAGTAAACTCCGATTTTGAAGCCGTTTACAACGGAATCTTAACCAATTTCCAGAAAAGAAATATCAGCTTATTAGAATTTACGGATTTTATGGAAAGCTACAATCAGGCAAATATTCAGGTAAACGAGTTAAAGAAAAAACTGGCGCTGTCTGCAGAAGAATTAAACAGTACAATCAACAAAGACTTATTTTAA